CCGGCTTCACGCTGGAAGAGCGGCCTTTCACGCTGGAAGAGGCGCTGAATGCCGACGAGGCCTGCCTGACCAGCGCCTCCAACTTCGTGGTTTCGGTCACGAAGATCGACGGCAAGCCGGTGGGTAACGGCAAGCCCGGCCCGATGGTGAGCCGCCTGCGCGCGCTCTACCTCGAAAACGCCCGCCGCACCGCCATCTGATCGAAAACGTTTTGTTTGTCGCATTTCCGGATGGAAAACCGGGGTCCACTTTTCCCGGAAATGCTCTAACTTTCGAGAACCGCCCAGATGCGCTCAACCACGGGCCGGCGGTTCTCCTTGGAACGATAAAGCCTGATATCGACGGCAATATCGAAACTTGAATCAGCGGCGCGCACCAGAGCGCCGCTATCCAGTTCGTGCCGCATCAGGCTTTCCGGCACCCAGGCGACACCCCAGCCGGCCATCGCCATGGCTTTCAGCCCCACCGACATGCTGCCCTCATGCACCCGCTCGAATTGCGGCAGCCGCGCGCTCAGGAGATCGCGCAGCAACGGCCCGAAGAACGAGGCCTTTTCATAATCCAGATAGGCAAAGGGTTTTCGCGCATTTTCCACCAGCGCATGCAGCGGTGAACCATCTTTCGCCGGCGCGGAAACCGGAATGATGTTTTCTGCACCCAGCACGCGGAACTCGAAGGTCTGCGCATCGAGCAGCATCGGCACTTCGGGATGGGCATAGGTCAGAAGGAAATCACTCTGTCCGTCCACCAGCGAATTGAGGTTTTCCTCCATGCTGCCGGAATCCGGTCGCAGAACTGAAAACAGCGGTCCGGCCGTCTCGTTCACCCGTTTCAGCCAGTCGGGAAAGAAGGTGAAGGACAGGGTATGAAGCGCCGTCAGCCGAACGGTTCTGGCGTCGGCCCCTTCTTCCTGCAGCAGGGTACGCCGCGCATGGTAAAGCTGCTTCAGCGTCTCCTGCGCCACCGGCACGAATTTCACCCCGGCCTCGGTGAGCCGGGAGGGATAGGAAGCGCGGTCGACCAGCGTCGCACCCACCCAGGCTTCCAGCTGCTTGATGCGCCGGCTGAAGGCGGATTGCGTCACATGCCGCTCATCCGCCGCCTTCGAGAAATTGAGCGTTCCGGCCAGCGCCAGGAAATCCTCAAGCCATTTGACTTCCAAGGGCCTATTCTCCCACAAAGATGTTGTCCCGGCCTGCCGGGAACACGGGTCTTTATTAGGAGCAATGGAAGCCGATTGAAACCCTTTAGAAAGCTTCGGGTCGTTTAGCAAACTAACAAGAGCCCGCTTGCGTCATCCTCGGGCTTGACCCGAGGATCCACAACCAAGTGCGACAATGGATCCTCGGGTCAAGCCCGAGGATGACATCGAGTTTGTGGGGCGCACCGGGATCGGCCTCAGTCGTTAGCGGTTTCTGGAGTATTCGATCATCCGCGCCCGGCTGGACACCAGCTCGATCCGGTCGTCACCCAGCCGGTTGAGGCAGACGCGCTTCGTCCACGGCCCATCGATGAGCGTGAACAGAAAGCGGCCATTGCCGAGCGCCTTCAAGGGCATGCTGCGGCGTGTGGGGCCGATGCCCATCGTCAGCGACGAACCGTTGATCGAAAATTCCGCGCCCTCATCCGAGCGCCACAAGCCCGAAAGATCGTCCGGCACGACATGCTGGCCGACCGGCAGGAAGCAGCGGGCGGCGTGACCGGCCTCGCCGACAATCGCGGTACCATCCAGCCTGAGACGCATCGGCGAGGATGCGGAACGGGAAGACACCCAGCCATAGACATCTTCATAAAGCGTGTCGTCGCCATCGATGAAGGTGGATGTGCTGCCCCTGATCTCCAGCCACCACGGCCCGCTTTCGGTGACATAGAGGCCTTCCGGCAGGCTGGCGGCGGGTTTGGGCAAAAGCAGGCCGGTCAAAGCCGCCATGCCTTCCAGCGCGATCTTGAAACCATTGGTATCCTCGCGGTTCGACACCACAACGAAGCCAGTGCCGTTTTCCGGATCAAGCAGAAAGTAAGTCTTGTAACCCGGATGCGAACCGCCGTGACCGACGAAACGCCTGTCACCGAGATGCGACCAGCGCAGGCCGAGGCCATATTCGCCCATCCGCCCATCGACGAGCGGTCGTTCAGCCGAAAGCGCGTCAAGAACACCCGCGAAGCCTCCCTCGCCCCGCATCAGACCCTGCAACCAACGGGTAAGTGCTTCGGCGCTGCCCGCAAGGCTACCCGAAGCGGAAATATGCAGGCCGGCGGCCGAAAGCTGCCAGTTGTCCTCGGACTTCCAGTAACCCGGCACCAGCCCGTCGACCGGATCGTTCCAGACATCCGGCGCCTTCAGAAACACACCAAAGGGATCGGCAATCTGTTCCTGCACGAAATCATCGAAACGGAAACCGCCACGCTCCAGCACCGCTTCCACCAGCCGATAACCCGTATTGGAATAGGACACCTCACTGCCGGCCGGGAAATTCAGGCGGGTGAGCCGCGACAGATACTCGAGAAGCGGTCCTGCCTTCGTTTCGGTATAAACGGAAAGACCAAGCAGCGAGAGGCATTCACGCGTATCCGGCAGGCCACCGCTCATATCCAGCGCCTGCCCCACCGTGACGTCGCGGAGCGGCGGCTGCAACTCCGGCAGATGTTTGCCGAGTGGATCGTCAAGGCCGATCAGATCGGAATGCGCAAGCACCATGGCACAGAAGGCATGTTTGGTAACCGAGGCGTACCGGACCACGCTCTGCGGCGTAAAGGGTGTGAAGGTCGAGAGGCTTTCGACACCGCCGGCATGGGCGAAACGGATGCCATCGAGATCAAAACCAATGACCGCCCCGCCCGGCTCATTGTCCGCCCATTGCGAGACGAAGCTTTGCGAAAGGGTTGAAGCGGCGTTCCAGTCGAATTCTTTTGGCATGGCTCGGTCTCTTGTCTTGTCGTCTCTACAGAAAGCCTCGGCATCGCCGCTTGTTTCTTCTCCCCGAGGGGGAGAAGGTAGCCCGAAGGGTCGGATGAGGGGGCAACGGTAGAGATTTACGGGAAGCTTGCCCCCTCATCCCGCTGCCGCGGACTTCTCCCCCTCGGGGAGAAGAAACTCGTGGCACCCGCTCGATTTATTGGCAACGTAGACTCAGGCCGGTTCCTCCAGCCGGATACTCAGGCTACGCAACTCTTCCGTATGCGGATGTTTGGTCCGGCCATCTCGCAGATCGCCGGCACTCAGTTGCTCCACCATATCCCCGTTCAGCATCACGCCAACCTGCGGGCACAGATGCGCAATGACCGCCAGATTGTGGCTGACGAGAATATAGGTGAGGTTGCGCGCCGCGCGCAGGTCCTGCAACAGGTTCAGGATTTCCGCCTGCACCGAGACATCGAGCGCTGAAGTCGGTTCATCGAGCAGCAGCACCTGCGGATCGGCAATCAGCGCGCGGGCAATCGCCACGCGCTGGCGCTGGCCACCGGAAAGCTGGTGCGGAAAACGGAACCGCACCGCCTGCGGCAGCGCCACATCAGACAAAGCCTGCTGGATGCGTTTTTCGATATTGTCCATGCCATGCACCAGCGGCAACTCGCTGAGGATGCGGTCGATGGTCTGGCGTGGATGCAGCGACCCATAGGGGTCCTGAAACACCATCTGCACCTGCCGGAAGAAATCAGGCGTGCGCTTCAGCGGTGCGTCCTTGCCGGCAAAGGCAATGCGGCCTTCCCAGCTTTCATTAAGGCCCGCCATGGCGCGCAGGATGGTGGACTTGCCCGATCCGCTTTCGCCGACGATGCCAAAGCTGCCGCCCTTTTCCACCGAAAAGGACACGCCCTTCACCACTTCGCGGTCGCCGAACTTGATACGGAGATTATCGACGTCGATCATTGGCTGGACCACGCTGCATCACGGTTGAGAACGGGAAGACGCTCGCGCGGATGCGTCAGCGAGGGAATGCAGTTCAGAAGTCCCTTTGTATAGGGATGTTCGGCTTTCAGGAGTTCGGACGCCTTCAGCTCCTCCATCACCCGGCCGGAATACATCACGGCCACGCGGTCGCAGAAATGCGAAACGAGCGGCAGGTCGTGGCTGATGAGGATAAGGCCCATGCCGCGTTCCGACACCAGTTCCTCGATCAGCCGCAGGATTTCCGCCTGCACCGTGGCGTCGAGCGCGCTGGTCGGCTCGTCGGCGATCAGCAATTCCGGATCGGGCGCCAGCATCATGGCGATCATCACGCGCTGGCCCATGCCGCCGGAAACCTCATGCGCATAGGACGAGGCGACCTGACGCGGATTGCGGATCTTCACCTGATCGAGCAGGCCGATTGCCGCTTCCATGGCGGCACGCTTGCTGCCGCCCTTATGGGCGCGCCAGGCTTCGGCGATCTGCGCACCCATGGTCTTCACCGGGTTCAGCGAATATTTCGGATCCTGCAGAATGAAACCCGCCCGCTTGCCGCGGATCTGGCGCATCTGCCTTTCGCTTGCGGACAGCACGTCGATGCCGTCGAAGGCAAGCTTGTCGGCGCGGATATCCGCATTGGAGGGCAGAAGCTTCATCAGCGCCCGCGCCGTCAGGCTCTTGCCCGAACCGGATTCGCCGACAATACCGAGCTTTTCAGTGCCAAGCTTCATGGAGACACCGCGCACCGCCTCGAAACGGCTGGTGCGGGTCTGGAAAGCGATCTTCAGATTTTCGATTTCGACCAGCATGGCTCAATGTCCCTTCGGGTCGAGAACGTCGCGCAGACCATCGCCAAGGAAGTTGAAGGCGAGCGAAACGAGGAAGATGGCGATGCCGGGAATGGTGGCGACCCACCATTGTTCGAAGATGAAGCGCTTGGCCGTTGCAATCATCGCACCCCATTCCGGCGAAGGCGGCTGCGCACCCATGCCGAGGAAGCCGAGGCTTGCGGCGGTGATGATGATCGAGCTCATGTCGAGCGTGATACGCACGATAAGGCTCGGCACGCAGAGCGGCGCAATGTGACGCGCAATGATGCGCCAGGCAGAAGCGCCGGTCAGCCTATAAGCCGCGACGAAGTCGCTGCCGCGCACCGTCATGGTCTCGGCGCGCGCCAGACGCGCATAGGGCGGCCATGCGGTGAGCGCGATGGCGAGAATGGCGCTTTCAACGCCGGGCTTCAGTGCCGCGACGAAGGCAAGCGCCAGAATGAGGCGCGGGAAAGCCAGAAACACATCCGTCACCCGCATCAGCACCGTATCGACAATGCCACCGAAATAACCGGCGATGCAGCCGATGGCGAGGCCGATGGGTGCCACGAGAACGACGACGGCAATGACCATGCCGAGCGTGACGCGGCCGCCGTAAAGAATCCGCGAGAGAATGTCGCGGCCCAGCTCATCCGTGCCGAACCAGTGTTCGGCGCTGGGGAATGCCAGGCGGTTGCCGAGATTCTGCGTTGCCGGATCATAGGGCGCGAGCAGCGGCGCCAGAAGCGACAGCGCGATGAACAGGACGATGATGGTCAGACCGATCACCGCCAGCGGATTGGACTTGAGGTTGAGCCAGATGCGATACCGGTTTCCCCAGGCAGCCTGTGTGCGGGAATGCGGCGTCTCATCCAGAGCCCAGTTTCTGAAATTAGCTAACATCATCGAACGCGAGGATCCATAACTCTGTAAAGCACGTCTGCGAGCAGGTTGAGGGCGACATAGATGAAGCCGATCAACAGGGTTGCTCCGACGACCGGGTTCATGTCCGCGTTCATGAGCGAGACGGTGAGGTATTGACCAAGGCCCGGCCAGCTGAAGACGGTTTCCGTCACCACGGCACCTTCGAGAAGGCCGGCATAGGTGAGCGCCAGAACCGTGACGAGCTGCACGGCGACCGTCGGGAAGGCGTGGCCCCAGATCACGGTCATGGCCGAAAGCCCCTTGGCGCGGGCGGTGATGACATATTCACCCTTCAGCGCGTCAATCATGAAGGCGCGCGTCATGCGGGTGATATAGGCCATGCTGAAATAGGCGAGAATGCAGACGGGCTGCACCATATGGGCGATGGCGTCGTAAAAGGCGTCCCAGTCGCCGGCTAGCAGCGTGTCAACCGTCATCAGGCCAGTGACCTGCGTGATCATGCCGTCATAGATGATGTCCTGCCGGCCCGGTCCCGGTGCGACGCCGAGCGTGGCATAGAACACCAGCAGCGAAATCAGCGCCAGCATGAAGACGGGCACGGAGTGACCGGCAAGGCAGACGACGCGGATCACCTGATCCGTCAGCTTGCCCTGCTTCACGGCGGCCCAGACGCCCAGCGGAATGCCAATCAGCGCGGCCAGAATGAGGGCTGCGGTGGCAAGTTCGAACGTGGCGGGGAAAACGCGCTTGATATCGATCCAGACCGGATTGCGGGTCAGGATCGAATTGCCGAAATCGCCATGCAGGACCTGCGTGACATAGTGGAAGAACTGCACGACCAGCGGCTGGTCGAGGCCCATTTCGGCCCGCACCCGCACGATGACGTCTTCGGGCGCGTTGTCGCCGACCGCCGCGATGACGGGATCGACGGGCATGACGCGCCCGATCATGAAGGTGATGACCATCAAACCGAACAGCGTCAAGAGGACGCTGCTCAGTATCGACGATATGCTTTTAACGCGCTTGTTCAATGTCACGCTTTCTTCGCATCGTGGTAGGAATTGCCCTCGGAGAGAACGCCGAGTTCGAAACCGGAAACACCCTTGCGGAAGGCTGCCGTCTTCGTGGTCTGGAACATGAACACGAACGGGCTGTTTTCCATGTGCTCGCGCTGCAGGGCTTCATAAAGCTCCACGCGCTTTGCCGGGTCCTTCTCGTCACGGGCGGCTTCCGCCTTGGCGGCGAAGTCGTCGTTCTTGAAACGCGAACGCCACAGGAAGGGCTTCGACTTGGCGTCGTCGCCATTGTCCTTGTTGATGTTGAAGACATCGGCGTTGGAATGCGGATCGAAATAATCCGTGCCCCATGCGGAAAGCGCCATCTGGTGTTCGCGGGCGCGCATCTTGGTCAGAACCTGACGGTTTTCAGCCGATTGCAGACGCACCTTGATGCCGATATCGGCAAGGTTGGCCTGAATGGCCTGCGCCAGATCCGGATAAGGCTGGGCGGAATAGTGGTCCATGCTGATCTCGAAACCGTCGGCAAGGCCGGCTTCGGCCATCAGCGCCTTCGCCTTTTCGACATCGCGCTGGAACGGAATGTCGTTAACGGCGCCGGGGAAACCCTTCGGCTCAAAGCTCTGGTGGATCTCGTGCGTCAGCGACACCAGGTTTTCCTGCATGCCCTTATAGTCCAGCGCCCACTTGATCGCCTGCCAGACCTGCGGCTTGGCAAGGTTCTCATTGCCCTGGTTGAGCGAGATCAGCACCAGCGAGGCGATGGACTTGCGCTCCAGCTCGATATTGGCGTCGTCCTTGACGGTACGCAGCTGCTCCGAGGTCAGGTCGCGGGCAATGTCGATATCGCCCTTCTGCAGCATCAGCAGCTGGGAAGACGGATCGGTGACATGGCGCAGCACGATACGCTTGATATTGCCCTTGTAAGGACCGTTCGGGTTGACGGTGAGTGCGACGCTTTCGCTCGGCTTCCAGGCCTGCAGCATGAAATCGCCGGAACCGGCGCTGTTCTTCTGCAGCCAGCCATTGCCGAGGTC
The Agrobacterium cucumeris DNA segment above includes these coding regions:
- a CDS encoding LysR substrate-binding domain-containing protein, which codes for MEVKWLEDFLALAGTLNFSKAADERHVTQSAFSRRIKQLEAWVGATLVDRASYPSRLTEAGVKFVPVAQETLKQLYHARRTLLQEEGADARTVRLTALHTLSFTFFPDWLKRVNETAGPLFSVLRPDSGSMEENLNSLVDGQSDFLLTYAHPEVPMLLDAQTFEFRVLGAENIIPVSAPAKDGSPLHALVENARKPFAYLDYEKASFFGPLLRDLLSARLPQFERVHEGSMSVGLKAMAMAGWGVAWVPESLMRHELDSGALVRAADSSFDIAVDIRLYRSKENRRPVVERIWAVLES
- a CDS encoding serine hydrolase domain-containing protein, encoding MPKEFDWNAASTLSQSFVSQWADNEPGGAVIGFDLDGIRFAHAGGVESLSTFTPFTPQSVVRYASVTKHAFCAMVLAHSDLIGLDDPLGKHLPELQPPLRDVTVGQALDMSGGLPDTRECLSLLGLSVYTETKAGPLLEYLSRLTRLNFPAGSEVSYSNTGYRLVEAVLERGGFRFDDFVQEQIADPFGVFLKAPDVWNDPVDGLVPGYWKSEDNWQLSAAGLHISASGSLAGSAEALTRWLQGLMRGEGGFAGVLDALSAERPLVDGRMGEYGLGLRWSHLGDRRFVGHGGSHPGYKTYFLLDPENGTGFVVVSNREDTNGFKIALEGMAALTGLLLPKPAASLPEGLYVTESGPWWLEIRGSTSTFIDGDDTLYEDVYGWVSSRSASSPMRLRLDGTAIVGEAGHAARCFLPVGQHVVPDDLSGLWRSDEGAEFSINGSSLTMGIGPTRRSMPLKALGNGRFLFTLIDGPWTKRVCLNRLGDDRIELVSSRARMIEYSRNR
- a CDS encoding ABC transporter ATP-binding protein codes for the protein MIDVDNLRIKFGDREVVKGVSFSVEKGGSFGIVGESGSGKSTILRAMAGLNESWEGRIAFAGKDAPLKRTPDFFRQVQMVFQDPYGSLHPRQTIDRILSELPLVHGMDNIEKRIQQALSDVALPQAVRFRFPHQLSGGQRQRVAIARALIADPQVLLLDEPTSALDVSVQAEILNLLQDLRAARNLTYILVSHNLAVIAHLCPQVGVMLNGDMVEQLSAGDLRDGRTKHPHTEELRSLSIRLEEPA
- a CDS encoding ABC transporter ATP-binding protein, with protein sequence MLVEIENLKIAFQTRTSRFEAVRGVSMKLGTEKLGIVGESGSGKSLTARALMKLLPSNADIRADKLAFDGIDVLSASERQMRQIRGKRAGFILQDPKYSLNPVKTMGAQIAEAWRAHKGGSKRAAMEAAIGLLDQVKIRNPRQVASSYAHEVSGGMGQRVMIAMMLAPDPELLIADEPTSALDATVQAEILRLIEELVSERGMGLILISHDLPLVSHFCDRVAVMYSGRVMEELKASELLKAEHPYTKGLLNCIPSLTHPRERLPVLNRDAAWSSQ
- the nikC gene encoding nickel transporter permease, which gives rise to MMLANFRNWALDETPHSRTQAAWGNRYRIWLNLKSNPLAVIGLTIIVLFIALSLLAPLLAPYDPATQNLGNRLAFPSAEHWFGTDELGRDILSRILYGGRVTLGMVIAVVVLVAPIGLAIGCIAGYFGGIVDTVLMRVTDVFLAFPRLILALAFVAALKPGVESAILAIALTAWPPYARLARAETMTVRGSDFVAAYRLTGASAWRIIARHIAPLCVPSLIVRITLDMSSIIITAASLGFLGMGAQPPSPEWGAMIATAKRFIFEQWWVATIPGIAIFLVSLAFNFLGDGLRDVLDPKGH
- a CDS encoding ABC transporter permease → MNKRVKSISSILSSVLLTLFGLMVITFMIGRVMPVDPVIAAVGDNAPEDVIVRVRAEMGLDQPLVVQFFHYVTQVLHGDFGNSILTRNPVWIDIKRVFPATFELATAALILAALIGIPLGVWAAVKQGKLTDQVIRVVCLAGHSVPVFMLALISLLVFYATLGVAPGPGRQDIIYDGMITQVTGLMTVDTLLAGDWDAFYDAIAHMVQPVCILAYFSMAYITRMTRAFMIDALKGEYVITARAKGLSAMTVIWGHAFPTVAVQLVTVLALTYAGLLEGAVVTETVFSWPGLGQYLTVSLMNADMNPVVGATLLIGFIYVALNLLADVLYRVMDPRVR
- a CDS encoding ABC transporter substrate-binding protein, producing MISRRNLLIAGAAVPFLSYARIPAFAATPKDILVVAQQLDNMTSLDPHEGFEAVGGEIISNMYQKLVRANREDSTKVDPVIAKSWEADADSKVFTFVIGDEATFASGEKVTAEDVAFSLQRAIKMNKSPAFIISQFGFTPENAETTIVAADDKTVKLTTAKPTAISFLLYCLSANIGAIVEKKAVLANASGEDLGNGWLQKNSAGSGDFMLQAWKPSESVALTVNPNGPYKGNIKRIVLRHVTDPSSQLLMLQKGDIDIARDLTSEQLRTVKDDANIELERKSIASLVLISLNQGNENLAKPQVWQAIKWALDYKGMQENLVSLTHEIHQSFEPKGFPGAVNDIPFQRDVEKAKALMAEAGLADGFEISMDHYSAQPYPDLAQAIQANLADIGIKVRLQSAENRQVLTKMRAREHQMALSAWGTDYFDPHSNADVFNINKDNGDDAKSKPFLWRSRFKNDDFAAKAEAARDEKDPAKRVELYEALQREHMENSPFVFMFQTTKTAAFRKGVSGFELGVLSEGNSYHDAKKA